In a genomic window of Helianthus annuus cultivar XRQ/B chromosome 10, HanXRQr2.0-SUNRISE, whole genome shotgun sequence:
- the LOC110886048 gene encoding BEL1-like homeodomain protein 7 isoform X1, whose product MSSYTLNERFKQPVSLELESLIPTGNITMYMSQQNNMNNNNTIFTDVLDSNVVTRQEFGKMLLMDQMGSHVPPSGIQFCSDQYQNPNGFLSLADESTQDSEGNSYGIGNVVYDSKYLKAVQQLLDEIVHINKDWKQQDFKQECMNDSQQVLMESEYRQDSSQLSAVEKQDLEDKMIRLSSMLKEVDRRYKQYYHQMQIIISSFEVLARCGAAKAYTSLALQTISSRFRCLRDAIDSQIKVISRSLGGIDSNGNGIAISRLKFVDQQLRREKYDQKFGMMDQHIWRPQRGLPESCVSVLRAWLFEHFLHPRYPKDSEKTMLARQTGLTKSQVSNWFINARVRLWKPMVEEIYQEESADAAMDSNSSSETTPKKTSLDQPRDMNPNAASSYQALHMKTSGAIVNGLDVITNPIIDKGVSLTLRLQHTDNSGLPVLSSVENHHHGLVDPRDVICDTPNL is encoded by the exons ATGTCGAGTTACACACTCAATGAAAGATTCAAACAACCAGTCTCTTTGGAATTGGAATCACTGATTCCTACTGGAAATATCACTATGTATATGTCTCAGCAGAATAAcatgaataataataatactatctTCACTGATGTTCTTGATTCCAATGTTGTCACGCGACAAGAATTCGGTAAAATGTTGTTGATGGATCAAATGGGTTCACATGTTCCGCCCTCCGGAATCCAATTCTGTTCTGATCAGTACCAGAATCCTAACGGTTTTCTTTCGTTGGCGGATGAAAGTACACAAGATTCCGAGGGTAATTCGTATGGAATTGGGAATGTGGTTTATGATTCCAAGTATTTAAAAGCGGTTCAACAATTGCTTGATGAGATTGTTCATATCAACAAGGATTGGAAACAACAAGATTTTAAGCAGGAATGCATGAATGATTCCCAACAAGTGTTGATGGAATCGGAATACCGACAAGATTCAAGTCAACTTTCAGCTGTTGAAAAACAAGATTTAGAGGACAAGATGATCAGGTTATCATCTATGTTGAAAGAA GTTGATAGAAGATACAAACAATATTATCATCAAATGCAGATTATTATATCATCATTTGAAGTACTTGCTAGATGTGGGGCAGCAAAAGCCTACACATCACTCGCACTCCAAACAATTTCAAGCCGTTTTCGGTGCTTGAGAGATGCGATTGACAGCCAGATAAAAGTTATATCAAGAAGCCTTGGTGGGATAGATTCAAATGGGAATGGAATCGCGATTTCGAGGCTGAAATTTGTGGATCAGCAACTTAGACGAGAGAAATATGATCAGAAGTTCGGTATGATGGATCAACATATTTGGAGGCCACAAAGAGGGCTTCCTGAAAGCTGTGTGTCGGTTCTGCGTGCATGGTTGTTTGAGCATTTTCTTCACCC CAGATATCCAAAAGATTCGGAGAAGACGATGCTAGCCAGACAAACAGGCTTGACCAAAAGTCAG GTTTCAAACTGGTTTATAAACGCGCGAGTTCGTCTATGGAAGCCAATGGTGGAAGAAATATACCAAGAAGAGTCTGCTGATGCTGCAATGGACTCCAATTCTTCATCAGAAACCACACCTAAAAAGACTTCACTTGATCAACCGCGCGATATGAACCCAAATGCAGCGTCATCCTATCAAGCTCTTCACATGAAAACGTCGGGTGCTATTGTCAATGGCCTTGACGTTATCACAAACCCGATCATCGACAAAGGGGTGTCTCTAACGCTAAGGTTACAACACACGGATAACAGTGGCTTACCCGTCTTGTCTTCTGTTGAGAACCATCATCATGGTTTAGTTGATCCTAGAGATGTTATTTGTGACACCCCAAATTTGTAA
- the LOC110886048 gene encoding BEL1-like homeodomain protein 7 isoform X2 translates to MSSYTLNERFKQPVSLELESLIPTGNITMYMSQQNNMNNNNTIFTDVLDSNVVTRQEFGKMLLMDQMGSHVPPSGIQFCSDQYQNPNGFLSLADESTQDSEGNSYGIGNVVYDSKYLKAVQQLLDEIVHINKDWKQQDFKQECMNDSQQVLMESEYRQDSSQLSAVEKQDLEDKMIRLSSMLKEVDRRYKQYYHQMQIIISSFEVLARCGAAKAYTSLALQTISSRFRCLRDAIDSQIKVISRSLGGIDSNGNGIAISRLKFVDQQLRREKYDQKFGMMDQHIWRPQRGLPESCVSVLRAWLFEHFLHPYPKDSEKTMLARQTGLTKSQVSNWFINARVRLWKPMVEEIYQEESADAAMDSNSSSETTPKKTSLDQPRDMNPNAASSYQALHMKTSGAIVNGLDVITNPIIDKGVSLTLRLQHTDNSGLPVLSSVENHHHGLVDPRDVICDTPNL, encoded by the exons ATGTCGAGTTACACACTCAATGAAAGATTCAAACAACCAGTCTCTTTGGAATTGGAATCACTGATTCCTACTGGAAATATCACTATGTATATGTCTCAGCAGAATAAcatgaataataataatactatctTCACTGATGTTCTTGATTCCAATGTTGTCACGCGACAAGAATTCGGTAAAATGTTGTTGATGGATCAAATGGGTTCACATGTTCCGCCCTCCGGAATCCAATTCTGTTCTGATCAGTACCAGAATCCTAACGGTTTTCTTTCGTTGGCGGATGAAAGTACACAAGATTCCGAGGGTAATTCGTATGGAATTGGGAATGTGGTTTATGATTCCAAGTATTTAAAAGCGGTTCAACAATTGCTTGATGAGATTGTTCATATCAACAAGGATTGGAAACAACAAGATTTTAAGCAGGAATGCATGAATGATTCCCAACAAGTGTTGATGGAATCGGAATACCGACAAGATTCAAGTCAACTTTCAGCTGTTGAAAAACAAGATTTAGAGGACAAGATGATCAGGTTATCATCTATGTTGAAAGAA GTTGATAGAAGATACAAACAATATTATCATCAAATGCAGATTATTATATCATCATTTGAAGTACTTGCTAGATGTGGGGCAGCAAAAGCCTACACATCACTCGCACTCCAAACAATTTCAAGCCGTTTTCGGTGCTTGAGAGATGCGATTGACAGCCAGATAAAAGTTATATCAAGAAGCCTTGGTGGGATAGATTCAAATGGGAATGGAATCGCGATTTCGAGGCTGAAATTTGTGGATCAGCAACTTAGACGAGAGAAATATGATCAGAAGTTCGGTATGATGGATCAACATATTTGGAGGCCACAAAGAGGGCTTCCTGAAAGCTGTGTGTCGGTTCTGCGTGCATGGTTGTTTGAGCATTTTCTTCACCC ATATCCAAAAGATTCGGAGAAGACGATGCTAGCCAGACAAACAGGCTTGACCAAAAGTCAG GTTTCAAACTGGTTTATAAACGCGCGAGTTCGTCTATGGAAGCCAATGGTGGAAGAAATATACCAAGAAGAGTCTGCTGATGCTGCAATGGACTCCAATTCTTCATCAGAAACCACACCTAAAAAGACTTCACTTGATCAACCGCGCGATATGAACCCAAATGCAGCGTCATCCTATCAAGCTCTTCACATGAAAACGTCGGGTGCTATTGTCAATGGCCTTGACGTTATCACAAACCCGATCATCGACAAAGGGGTGTCTCTAACGCTAAGGTTACAACACACGGATAACAGTGGCTTACCCGTCTTGTCTTCTGTTGAGAACCATCATCATGGTTTAGTTGATCCTAGAGATGTTATTTGTGACACCCCAAATTTGTAA